One window from the genome of Macadamia integrifolia cultivar HAES 741 unplaced genomic scaffold, SCU_Mint_v3 scaffold995, whole genome shotgun sequence encodes:
- the LOC122070752 gene encoding urea-proton symporter DUR3-like isoform X1 → MASSSSSAQCPPFGFSAKYYHVGIDGSCVRQSSFFEGKAALSQGVGYSVILGFGAFFAVFTSFLVWLEKRYVGARHTSEWFNTAGRSVKTGLIASVIVSQWTWAATILQSSNVAWEYGISGPFWYASGATIQVLLFGVMAIEIKRKAPHAHTVCEIVRARWGTAAHIVFLGFCFMTNIIVTAMLLLGGSAVVNALTGVNIYAASFLIPLGVIVYTLAGGLKATFLASYIHSVIVHVILVIFVYLVYTASSKLGSPKIVYNHLLEVASKSRICQEPISHTGQACGPVGGNYNGSYLTMLSSGGLVFGIINIIGNFGTVFVDNGYWMSAIAARPSSTHKGYLLGGLVWFAVPFSLATSLGLGALALDLPLTASEAGHGLVPPATAIALMGKAGSVLLLTMLFMAVTSAGSAELIAVSSLCTYDIYRTYINPNATGKQILKISRFIILAFGCFMGVLAVILNKAGVSLGWMYLAMGVLIGSAVPPIAFMLLWKKANASGAIVGTITGCILGIITWLSVTKVEYRRVNLDTTGRNAPMLAGNLVSILTGGAIHAVYSLLWPQNYDWESTKQITMVETDKTDLPDEEFKEEKLKHAKSWIVKWGIGFTVVIVILWPVLSLPARAFSIGYFTFWAVIAIAWGTVGSIVIIGLPLFESRETIINVLIGMVTSVNLNEKIEETNSKISAMAVPEAEQIDLEKEKGINKKN, encoded by the exons CAAGGAGTTGGGTACTCTGTTATTCTTGGTTTTGGGGCTTTCTTTGCTGTCTTCACTTCTTTCCTG GTATGGCTTGAGAAGCGATATGTGGGGGCACGACACACATCTGAATGGTTCAATACTGCAGGAAGAAGTGTTAAAACAGGACTCATTGCTAGTGTCATTGTATCTCAG TGGACTTGGGCTGCTACAATCTTGCAAAGCTCCAATGTCGCCTGGGAGTATGGTATTAGCGGTCCTTTTTGGTATGCAAGTGGTGCCACCATCCAG GTACTCCTGTTTGGTGTTATGGCTATAGAGATCAAACGGAAGGCTCCTCATGCTCATACTGTCTGTGAAATAGTAAGAGCTCG ATGGGGGACTGCAGCTCACATTGTCTTCCTTGGCTTCTGCTTCATGACGAATATTATTGTAACAGCCATGCTTCTTCTTGGTGGTTCTGCGGTCGTCAATGCACTTACGGGGGTCAACATTTACGCTGCAAGCTTTCTAATTCCTCTTGGTGTGATAGTCTATACATTAGCTGGGGGACTAAAAGCTACTTTCTTGGCTAGCTACATACATTCTGTGATAG TCCATGTGATTTTGGTGATCTTCGTATATCTGGTTTACACGGCAAGCAGCAAGCTGGGTAGTCCGAAAATTGTTTACAATCATCTATTGGAAGTTGCAAGCAAATCAAGAATATGTCAAGAACCAATATCTCATACTGGACAGGCTTGTGGACCTGTTGGCGGGAATTACAATGGATCCTACCTTACAATGTTGAGTTCTGGTGGTCTTGTTTTTGGAATTATCAACATCATTGGAAACTTTGGTACTGTCTTTGTGGACAAT GGGTATTGGATGAGTGCCATTGCTGCACGACCTTCGTCAACCCACAAGGGCTACTTGTTGGGAGGGCTGGTTTGGTTTGCTGTGCCTTTCTCATTGGCAACATCACTGGGTTTAGGAGCCTTAGCTCTTGATCTACCACTAACAGCAAGTGAGGCTGGTCATGGACTAGTTCCACCTGCTACAGCTATAGCTTTGATGGGAAAAGCAGGATCTGTTTTACTTCTTACAATGCTTTTTAT GGCTGTGACATCCGCTGGTTCCGCTGAGCTAATTGCTGTTTCTTCTTTGTGTACATATGACATATACCGTACCTATATCAATCCAAATGCAACTGGAAAgcaaattctgaaaatttcaaggTTTATCATTCTGGCTTTTGGATGTTTCATGGGAGTGCTAGCAGTGATTTTGAACAAGGCTGGAGTATCATTGGGCTGGATGTATCTAGCCATGGGAGTTCTTATTGGTTCAGCAGTTCCTCCTATAGCTTTCATGCTTCTGTGGAAAAAAGCAAATGCATCAGGTGCCATTGTTGGAACAATCACTGGCTGCATTCTTGGAATCATCACGTGGCTATCAGTGACGAAAGTAGAGTATCGCCGAGTAAATCTTGACACTACTGGTAGGAATGCACCGATGCTTGCCGGAAACCTTGTCTCTATTCTGACTGGTGGGGCTATCCATGCTGTATATAGTTTATTGTGGCCTCAGAATTATGACTGGGAAAGCACCAAGCAAATAACCATGGTAGAAACGGATAAGACCGATTTGCCAGATGAAGAATTCAAGGAAGAAAAGCTTAAGCATGCAAAATCTTGGATAGTGAAATGGGGTATCGGTTTCACTGTTGTGATTGTGATACTGTGGCCTGTTCTGTCTCTTCCAGCCA GAGCGTTCAGTATCGGATACTTCACATTCTGGGCTGTCATTGCAATTGCATGGGGTACCGTAGGCTCTATTGTGATTATTGGTTTGCCCTTGTTCGAAAGCAGGGAAACAATCATAAATGTCTTGATCGGCATGGTAACAAGTGTCAATCTAAATGAAAAGATTGAGGAAACGAATTCGAAAATAAGTGCAATGGCAGTACCGGAGGCTGAACAGATTGActtagagaaagagaagggaataaataagaaaaattag
- the LOC122070752 gene encoding urea-proton symporter DUR3-like isoform X2, whose translation MAIEIKRKAPHAHTVCEIVRARWGTAAHIVFLGFCFMTNIIVTAMLLLGGSAVVNALTGVNIYAASFLIPLGVIVYTLAGGLKATFLASYIHSVIVHVILVIFVYLVYTASSKLGSPKIVYNHLLEVASKSRICQEPISHTGQACGPVGGNYNGSYLTMLSSGGLVFGIINIIGNFGTVFVDNGYWMSAIAARPSSTHKGYLLGGLVWFAVPFSLATSLGLGALALDLPLTASEAGHGLVPPATAIALMGKAGSVLLLTMLFMAVTSAGSAELIAVSSLCTYDIYRTYINPNATGKQILKISRFIILAFGCFMGVLAVILNKAGVSLGWMYLAMGVLIGSAVPPIAFMLLWKKANASGAIVGTITGCILGIITWLSVTKVEYRRVNLDTTGRNAPMLAGNLVSILTGGAIHAVYSLLWPQNYDWESTKQITMVETDKTDLPDEEFKEEKLKHAKSWIVKWGIGFTVVIVILWPVLSLPARAFSIGYFTFWAVIAIAWGTVGSIVIIGLPLFESRETIINVLIGMVTSVNLNEKIEETNSKISAMAVPEAEQIDLEKEKGINKKN comes from the exons ATGGCTATAGAGATCAAACGGAAGGCTCCTCATGCTCATACTGTCTGTGAAATAGTAAGAGCTCG ATGGGGGACTGCAGCTCACATTGTCTTCCTTGGCTTCTGCTTCATGACGAATATTATTGTAACAGCCATGCTTCTTCTTGGTGGTTCTGCGGTCGTCAATGCACTTACGGGGGTCAACATTTACGCTGCAAGCTTTCTAATTCCTCTTGGTGTGATAGTCTATACATTAGCTGGGGGACTAAAAGCTACTTTCTTGGCTAGCTACATACATTCTGTGATAG TCCATGTGATTTTGGTGATCTTCGTATATCTGGTTTACACGGCAAGCAGCAAGCTGGGTAGTCCGAAAATTGTTTACAATCATCTATTGGAAGTTGCAAGCAAATCAAGAATATGTCAAGAACCAATATCTCATACTGGACAGGCTTGTGGACCTGTTGGCGGGAATTACAATGGATCCTACCTTACAATGTTGAGTTCTGGTGGTCTTGTTTTTGGAATTATCAACATCATTGGAAACTTTGGTACTGTCTTTGTGGACAAT GGGTATTGGATGAGTGCCATTGCTGCACGACCTTCGTCAACCCACAAGGGCTACTTGTTGGGAGGGCTGGTTTGGTTTGCTGTGCCTTTCTCATTGGCAACATCACTGGGTTTAGGAGCCTTAGCTCTTGATCTACCACTAACAGCAAGTGAGGCTGGTCATGGACTAGTTCCACCTGCTACAGCTATAGCTTTGATGGGAAAAGCAGGATCTGTTTTACTTCTTACAATGCTTTTTAT GGCTGTGACATCCGCTGGTTCCGCTGAGCTAATTGCTGTTTCTTCTTTGTGTACATATGACATATACCGTACCTATATCAATCCAAATGCAACTGGAAAgcaaattctgaaaatttcaaggTTTATCATTCTGGCTTTTGGATGTTTCATGGGAGTGCTAGCAGTGATTTTGAACAAGGCTGGAGTATCATTGGGCTGGATGTATCTAGCCATGGGAGTTCTTATTGGTTCAGCAGTTCCTCCTATAGCTTTCATGCTTCTGTGGAAAAAAGCAAATGCATCAGGTGCCATTGTTGGAACAATCACTGGCTGCATTCTTGGAATCATCACGTGGCTATCAGTGACGAAAGTAGAGTATCGCCGAGTAAATCTTGACACTACTGGTAGGAATGCACCGATGCTTGCCGGAAACCTTGTCTCTATTCTGACTGGTGGGGCTATCCATGCTGTATATAGTTTATTGTGGCCTCAGAATTATGACTGGGAAAGCACCAAGCAAATAACCATGGTAGAAACGGATAAGACCGATTTGCCAGATGAAGAATTCAAGGAAGAAAAGCTTAAGCATGCAAAATCTTGGATAGTGAAATGGGGTATCGGTTTCACTGTTGTGATTGTGATACTGTGGCCTGTTCTGTCTCTTCCAGCCA GAGCGTTCAGTATCGGATACTTCACATTCTGGGCTGTCATTGCAATTGCATGGGGTACCGTAGGCTCTATTGTGATTATTGGTTTGCCCTTGTTCGAAAGCAGGGAAACAATCATAAATGTCTTGATCGGCATGGTAACAAGTGTCAATCTAAATGAAAAGATTGAGGAAACGAATTCGAAAATAAGTGCAATGGCAGTACCGGAGGCTGAACAGATTGActtagagaaagagaagggaataaataagaaaaattag